The sequence below is a genomic window from Brevibacillus agri.
TCCGCCATCGTCACCAGACGGTGATTCACTTCTCAAAAGTGACGAAAATTAATGTAGCACATCTTCGTGTTCACTTTCAAGTATTATTTTTTGGAAATTGGTGGAGCTGAACGGGATCGAACCGATGACCTCCTGCTTGCAAGGCAGGCGCTCTCCCAACTGAGCTACAGCCCCATGAAAATGGGTTAGGAAGTATTCAAATGGTGGGCCTAGGCTGACTCGAACAGCCGACCTCACGCTTATCAGGCGTGCGCTCTAACCAACTGAGCTATAGGCCCGCAAAGGAGCAATACTCCTTCAAAACTGAACAGCGAATTTGCGTTAACGGTCATATCTCCATAGAAAGGAGGTGATCCATCCGCACCTTCCGGTACGGATACCTTGTTACGACTTCACCCCAGTCATCTACCCCACCTTCGGCGGCTGGCTCCTTGCGGTTACCTCACCGACTTCGGGTGTTGCAAACTCCCGTGGTGTGACGGGCGGTGTGTACAAGGCCCGGGAACGTATTCACCGCGGCATGCTGATCCGCGATTACTAGCGATTCCGACTTCATGTAGGCGAGTTGCAGCCTACAATCCGAACTGAGATTGGTTTTAAGAGATTGGCGTCCTCTCGCGAGGTAGCGTCCCGTTGTACCAACCATTGTAGCACGTGTGTAGCCCAGGTCATAAGGGGCATGATGATTTGACGTCATCCCCGCCTTCCTCCGTCTTGTCGACGGCAGTCTCTCTAGAGTGCCCAACTGAATGCTGGCAACTAAAGATAAGGGTTGCGCTCGTTGCGGGACTTAACCCAACATCTCACGACACGAGCTGACGACAACCATGCACCACCTGTCACCGCTGCCCCGAAGGGAAGCTCTGTCTCCAGAGCGGTCAGCGGGATGTCAAGACCTGGTAAGGTTCTTCGCGTTGCTTCGAATTAAACCACATGCTCCACCGCTTGTGCGGGCCCCCGTCAATTCCTTTGAGTTTCACTCTTGCGAGCGTACTCCCCAGGCGGAGTGCTTATTGCGTTAGCTGCGGCACTGAGGGTATTGAAACCCCCAACACCTAGCACTCATCGTTTACGGCGTGGACTACCAGGGTATCTAATCCTGTTTGCTCCCCACGCTTTCGCGCCTCAGCGTCAGTTACAGACCAGAAAGCCGCCTTCGCCACTGGTGTTCCTCCACATCTCTACGCATTTCACCGCTACACGTGGAATACCGCTTTCCTCTTCTGCACTCAAGCTACACAGTTTCCGATGCGAACCGGGGTTGAGCCCCGGGCTTTAACACCAGACTTACATAGCCGCCTGCGCGCGCTTTACGCCCAATAAATCCGGACAACGCTTGCCACCTACGTATTACCGCGGCTGCTGGCACGTAGTTAGCCGTGGCTTTCTCGTCAGGTACCGTCAAGGTACCGCCCTATTCGAACGGTACGTGTTCGTCCCTGACAACAGAACTTTACAATCCGAAGACCTTCATCGTTCACGCGGCGTTGCTCCATCAGACTTTCGTCCATTGTGGAAAATTCCCTACTGCTGCCTCCCGTAGGAGTCTGGGCCGTGTCTCAGTCCCAGTGTGGCCGGTCACCCTCTCAGGTCGGCTACGCATCGTCGCCTTGGTAGGCCGTTACCCCACCAACTAGCTAATGCGCCGCAGGCCCATCTCCCAGTGATAGCGAAAAGCCATCTTTTCTTTCCAGATCATGCGATCCAAAAACCTATCCGGTATTAGCATAAGTTTCCCTATGTTATCCCAGTCTGAGAGGCAGGTTGCCTACGTGTTACTCACCCGTCCGCCGCTAGCCCCCGAAGAGACTCGCTCGACTTGCATGTATTAGGCACGCCGCCAGCGTTCGTCCTGAGCCAGGATCAAACTCTCCAATAAAGTTTGTTACTGGTTCAAAGCTGGCAAATCATTTCATGATAGACTCATCAACGCTTTCGCTGTTCAGTTTTCAAGGAGCATTTCACTTTCTTTTTTCATCAGCACCTCGTGGCGCCGACCTTTTAAACTATATCATACCTTCTTTTTAAAATCAAGGGTTATTTTTAGAAGTTCTTAGCTTTTTTCATTCTGTTTAAAAACCCTTTCAAAAGCGACAAGAGTTATCTTAACAAGTCCAGAGCAAAAACGCAAGTACAAACATACTGGAATTTTACTCCATATTCTCAATGCCCAAAACCATGGGCAGTTCCGTCAAAGAATGGATGATCGCTCTCGGCACAAACTGCTCTGGCAGCTCTTGTAACCCGTTGTTTTGGCACTCCCTCCGCCCTTTCTCCGTGCACAGCTCGCGCACTCTCTGGTCACGCACTCTCATATAAGGAGAGATTCCTTTTGCTGCCTCTGGCATTTTTCTTTCTATAAGCACAGATACGATCTTCATTTGATTAGCCGGATGCACGTCGTGATCCAACCGATCTCCTACGTGAGCCAGCACCTCGCCTGGCAGATGCTGAAAAATCGCCGGATCGGGCTTGCCTGTGCCAGCGCGCTCCGGGGTAATGATCGCCTCAAACAGCTCGAGTATGCCCAGCACCTCCATCACAGGAGCCTGATACTTGTAAAAGCCGTTGGTGACCACTGCAAGCGCGAAGCCTTCGCCTCTGATCTTTCTCAAAGTCTCCGG
It includes:
- a CDS encoding HAD family hydrolase — its product is MNKRWITLDLDGTLMQNPFGAWVFPEVASTVSRKLGREHDIVAELIAEHEKRMALRQWVAAYDWDDMLSVRCAALGVQPGVDIEALVRKHCVPPKVHLLEQGIPETLRKIRGEGFALAVVTNGFYKYQAPVMEVLGILELFEAIITPERAGTGKPDPAIFQHLPGEVLAHVGDRLDHDVHPANQMKIVSVLIERKMPEAAKGISPYMRVRDQRVRELCTEKGRRECQNNGLQELPEQFVPRAIIHSLTELPMVLGIENME